A genome region from Nocardia sp. NBC_01730 includes the following:
- a CDS encoding MarR family winged helix-turn-helix transcriptional regulator, producing MTVSATDLSAGHYGLDRTSLLYAVKRVELAVRAHLDELLRPFGITALQYTALTVLERHEGLPAAQLARDSFVTAQSMADMVRTLEKGGLIRRERNPHNRRELLIHLTAAGRQLLAGVAEQVAELEQRMVSSLTPEEAEDFRLALTRAWHALS from the coding sequence ATGACGGTGTCGGCTACGGACCTGTCGGCCGGCCACTACGGCCTCGATCGTACTTCTCTGCTGTACGCGGTGAAACGGGTCGAACTCGCGGTTCGGGCGCATCTCGACGAGCTGCTGCGCCCGTTCGGGATCACCGCGCTGCAGTACACCGCCTTGACCGTGCTCGAACGTCACGAAGGGCTGCCCGCAGCACAGCTGGCGCGGGATTCGTTCGTCACCGCCCAATCGATGGCGGACATGGTTCGCACGCTGGAAAAGGGCGGCCTCATTCGGCGAGAACGAAACCCGCACAATCGGCGCGAGCTGCTGATCCACCTGACCGCTGCCGGACGGCAACTACTCGCCGGTGTCGCCGAACAGGTGGCCGAGCTCGAACAGCGAATGGTCAGCAGCCTCACGCCCGAGGAGGCAGAAGATTTCCGTCTGGCTCTGACCCGTGCGTGGCACGCATTGTCCTGA
- a CDS encoding IclR family transcriptional regulator encodes MAGNTGQPGASVISRALALLSAFDDRHRSLTLTELADRADLPTATAYRQVKELVDGGALTRNSNGEYVIGRKIWNLGLLAPVQTELGQIASPFLHDIYAATLATVHLAERDGDRVLYLDRLSGHASVPVVSTVGSTLPMHSTGVGKVLLAHAPADVQTRVLASLTRITPFTITQPARLNEQLARIRRDGYATAVEEMTLGACSVAVPITRAGSSGDPEVVAALGIVVPSLKRDRPRLTAALQVAAQGISRSLAPGRPRV; translated from the coding sequence ATGGCCGGGAACACCGGGCAACCGGGTGCGAGTGTGATCTCCCGTGCGCTCGCGCTGCTGTCCGCGTTCGACGACCGCCATCGCAGCCTCACCCTGACCGAACTCGCCGATCGTGCCGACCTGCCGACGGCAACTGCCTATCGGCAAGTCAAGGAACTGGTCGACGGCGGAGCGCTCACGCGAAACAGCAACGGCGAGTATGTGATCGGCCGAAAAATCTGGAATCTCGGCCTGCTCGCGCCGGTACAGACCGAGCTGGGCCAGATCGCTTCGCCGTTCCTGCACGACATTTACGCGGCAACTCTCGCAACGGTACATCTCGCCGAACGCGACGGCGACCGTGTGCTCTACCTCGACCGGTTGTCCGGTCACGCCTCTGTGCCGGTGGTCAGCACGGTGGGATCCACACTTCCGATGCACTCGACCGGCGTGGGCAAAGTACTGCTCGCGCATGCTCCGGCCGACGTTCAGACGCGTGTACTCGCATCGCTGACGCGGATCACGCCGTTCACGATCACCCAGCCGGCACGCTTGAATGAGCAACTCGCGCGGATCCGACGGGACGGGTACGCGACGGCAGTCGAAGAGATGACCCTGGGCGCCTGCTCGGTCGCTGTGCCGATCACCCGCGCCGGAAGCTCGGGAGATCCCGAGGTCGTCGCCGCACTCGGCATCGTCGTGCCAAGCCTCAAACGCGACCGACCACGCCTTACCGCCGCGCTTCAAGTCGCCGCGCAAGGCATTTCACGCAGCCTGGCACCGGGTCGCCCCCGCGTGTGA
- a CDS encoding SDR family NAD(P)-dependent oxidoreductase, with translation MDLTGKVAIVTGSGQGLGLAYAKALADVGAAVVVNDVAEDRAEKAAAEIAEAGGRALAVPVAVGTTEAAQTLVGHAVDTFGRLDVIVTNAGILRDKVLWNMSDDDFDAVIHVHLRGTFTCVREAVKHFRAAGHGGRVVLAGSPAGQRGNFGQTNYAAAKAGIAAMARTWAMECAKAGVTVNAVIPNAATAMTETIPFLAPYVEGMKQGEPIPSIVRRAASFGGPEDVAGLIVFLASDESAGITGQCIGIGGDRLSLWSHPSEIRSAFLDGGWTAEAIAEAFDSSIGEQLETYGIPLPKIPTTQKKPA, from the coding sequence ATGGATCTCACCGGCAAAGTCGCGATCGTCACCGGCAGCGGGCAAGGTCTCGGCCTGGCCTACGCCAAGGCGTTGGCCGACGTCGGCGCGGCCGTCGTGGTCAACGACGTCGCCGAGGATCGGGCCGAGAAGGCCGCCGCCGAGATCGCCGAAGCCGGTGGTCGTGCTCTCGCTGTTCCGGTCGCCGTTGGCACCACCGAAGCCGCGCAGACGCTCGTCGGTCACGCCGTCGACACGTTCGGGCGACTCGACGTGATCGTCACCAACGCAGGCATCCTCCGGGACAAGGTGCTGTGGAACATGTCCGACGACGACTTCGACGCCGTCATCCACGTGCACCTCCGTGGCACGTTCACCTGCGTGCGGGAAGCCGTCAAACATTTCCGTGCGGCCGGACACGGTGGTCGCGTCGTGCTGGCCGGCTCGCCTGCCGGCCAGCGCGGCAACTTCGGTCAAACCAACTACGCCGCCGCCAAAGCGGGCATCGCCGCCATGGCACGCACCTGGGCCATGGAATGCGCGAAGGCCGGTGTCACCGTCAACGCCGTCATCCCCAACGCCGCTACCGCGATGACCGAAACCATCCCGTTTCTCGCCCCGTACGTCGAAGGTATGAAACAGGGCGAACCGATCCCGTCCATCGTTCGCCGGGCGGCTTCGTTCGGCGGCCCCGAAGACGTTGCCGGCTTGATCGTGTTCCTCGCGTCCGACGAATCCGCCGGCATCACCGGCCAGTGCATCGGCATCGGTGGCGACCGCCTCTCACTCTGGTCGCACCCGAGCGAGATCCGCAGCGCATTCCTCGACGGGGGTTGGACCGCCGAGGCGATCGCCGAGGCGTTCGACTCCTCCATCGGCGAACAGCTCGAGACCTACGGAATTCCACTACCCAAGATCCCGACGACCCAGAAGAAGCCGGCATGA
- a CDS encoding amidohydrolase family protein, with translation MSLDLDNLVAIDVHTHAETDGCGHYSLPDELRAGADKYFGAESGPPSLDDMADYYRQRRMAAVVFTVDAESALGHRRLSNDDIAAAAAEHDDVLIPFGSIDPAKGKVAVREARRLVTEHGVRGFKFHPSLQAFWPNDRAVYPLYETISELGVPALFHSGQTGIGSGLPGGGGIRLKYSNPMLLDDVAVDFPDLTIIIAHPSFPWQDEALAVATHKPKVYIDLSGWSPKYFPPQLIKYANSLLRRKVLFGSDFPLIAPDRWMKDFDQLDIKDEIRPLILRENAITALGLTVP, from the coding sequence ATGAGCCTCGACTTGGACAATCTCGTCGCGATAGACGTGCACACCCACGCGGAAACCGACGGTTGCGGTCACTACTCGCTTCCCGACGAGCTGCGCGCCGGCGCCGACAAGTACTTCGGCGCCGAGTCCGGACCGCCGAGCCTCGACGACATGGCCGACTACTACCGGCAGCGCCGGATGGCCGCGGTCGTGTTCACCGTCGACGCCGAATCCGCGCTCGGCCACCGCCGGCTCAGCAACGACGACATCGCCGCTGCCGCCGCCGAGCACGACGACGTTCTCATCCCATTCGGGAGCATCGATCCGGCCAAAGGCAAAGTCGCTGTTCGGGAAGCGCGACGATTGGTCACCGAGCACGGCGTACGGGGCTTCAAATTCCACCCGAGCCTACAAGCGTTCTGGCCCAACGACCGTGCCGTGTACCCGCTGTACGAAACCATCAGCGAACTCGGTGTCCCTGCCCTTTTCCACTCTGGACAGACAGGTATCGGATCCGGTCTTCCCGGCGGCGGCGGCATCAGGCTCAAGTACTCCAACCCGATGCTGCTGGATGATGTGGCGGTCGACTTTCCTGACCTCACCATCATCATCGCCCACCCGTCGTTTCCGTGGCAGGACGAAGCGTTGGCCGTGGCGACGCACAAACCGAAGGTCTACATCGACCTGTCCGGTTGGTCACCGAAATACTTTCCGCCGCAACTGATCAAGTACGCGAACAGCCTACTCAGGCGGAAAGTGTTGTTCGGCTCCGACTTTCCGCTGATCGCACCGGACCGCTGGATGAAGGATTTCGACCAGCTCGACATCAAGGATGAGATCCGGCCACTGATCCTGCGTGAAAACGCCATCACCGCATTGGGGTTGACAGTGCCATGA
- a CDS encoding aldehyde dehydrogenase family protein produces the protein MFDNDIHGQLFIGGQWRDSASGGRTDVIDPSTGRVIGTVADAAVADADAAVAAAQDAFVSDEWGRLSGRERARILQRVADLVRENADEIVRLESLDVGKPVALCRPVDVVTTAEQYEYCAALAQTLDGATRKVPLNAFAYTRREPLGVVAAITPFNFPLILSTSKIAPALAAGNVVVHKPAEDTPLSALFMASLFEQAGVPAGVVNVVTGSGSVIGEALLKHPGVDKIAFTGSTSIGRHAASVAGEALKPVTMELGGNAAHIVFDDADVEKAIGAIIKGFVFNTGQFCMGGPRLLVARPLYDTIVGILADAVPGVPVGDPRDPETVVGPMAADRHVKKVEEYVELARQEGGRVVCGGERIDLNGGYYYKPTVIADLADDSRVVQEEIFGPVLTVQPFDTEDEAIDMANRTPYGLASGLQTTNLARAHRVADKLQAGIVWVNDWAMLDPAIPFGGVKDSGFGREYGPEALASYTKVKSVVVSLD, from the coding sequence ATGTTCGACAACGATATTCACGGTCAGCTATTCATCGGCGGGCAATGGCGAGACTCGGCCTCGGGTGGCCGCACCGACGTCATCGATCCGTCGACCGGGCGGGTGATCGGCACCGTCGCCGACGCCGCGGTCGCCGATGCCGACGCCGCGGTCGCCGCCGCCCAGGACGCGTTCGTGAGCGACGAGTGGGGCCGGCTGAGCGGGCGTGAACGCGCCCGTATTTTGCAGCGTGTCGCCGACCTGGTGCGCGAGAACGCCGACGAGATCGTGCGACTGGAGAGCCTCGACGTCGGCAAGCCGGTCGCGTTGTGCCGTCCGGTCGATGTGGTGACGACCGCCGAACAGTACGAGTACTGCGCGGCACTGGCACAGACCCTCGACGGCGCTACACGCAAGGTCCCGCTCAATGCGTTCGCCTATACCCGCCGGGAGCCGTTGGGTGTGGTGGCGGCGATCACCCCGTTCAACTTCCCGCTGATCCTGTCTACTTCCAAGATCGCTCCGGCCCTGGCGGCCGGAAATGTCGTCGTACACAAGCCGGCGGAGGACACCCCCCTCAGCGCGTTGTTCATGGCAAGCCTGTTCGAGCAGGCCGGTGTACCCGCGGGAGTTGTCAACGTCGTGACCGGCTCCGGGTCGGTGATCGGGGAAGCCCTCCTGAAACATCCCGGGGTGGACAAGATCGCCTTCACCGGCTCGACGTCCATCGGTCGGCACGCCGCCAGCGTCGCAGGAGAGGCGCTGAAGCCGGTGACGATGGAGCTGGGCGGCAACGCCGCGCACATTGTCTTCGACGACGCCGACGTCGAGAAAGCGATCGGCGCGATCATCAAGGGCTTCGTGTTCAACACCGGCCAGTTCTGTATGGGCGGGCCGCGCCTGCTGGTCGCGCGACCGCTCTACGACACGATCGTCGGGATCCTCGCCGACGCCGTCCCCGGGGTCCCGGTCGGCGATCCGAGAGATCCGGAAACAGTGGTCGGCCCGATGGCCGCCGACCGGCATGTGAAGAAGGTCGAAGAGTACGTCGAGCTCGCACGCCAGGAAGGCGGCCGCGTCGTATGCGGTGGCGAGCGAATCGATCTGAACGGTGGCTATTACTACAAGCCCACCGTCATCGCCGACCTCGCCGACGACTCCCGCGTCGTGCAGGAAGAGATCTTCGGCCCCGTCCTCACCGTCCAGCCGTTCGACACCGAAGACGAAGCGATCGACATGGCCAACCGCACACCCTACGGCCTCGCGTCCGGCCTGCAGACCACCAACCTGGCCCGAGCGCATCGCGTCGCCGACAAGCTGCAGGCCGGGATCGTCTGGGTCAACGACTGGGCCATGCTCGATCCCGCGATCCCGTTCGGCGGTGTCAAAGACTCCGGATTCGGCCGCGAATACGGGCCGGAAGCGCTCGCCTCCTACACCAAGGTCAAGTCCGTCGTCGTCTCACTCGACTGA
- a CDS encoding NAD(P)-dependent alcohol dehydrogenase codes for MTTTTAAVVASGGAPFTLVDVELDEPRPDEAIVRIVAAGLCHTDLGVASGGLPFPLPGVLGHEGAGIVERVGSAVTSVVPGDHVILSFTSCGRCRNCRDGHPAYCASWLPLNLIGGVRPDGSHTVTHGGTPVGAHFFGQSSFSRHALVDERSMIKVAPDVPLESVAPLGCGIQTGVGAVWNVLQPRPGANIVVLGAGAVGLSAVMAAVLSPATTIVAVDKVAERLELARELGATHVIDANDTDVAGAVGKITGADGADGVVETTGSPSVLRTGADVLAPRGTLVIVGAPPFGSEVALDVNAMLPGRKVIGLTLGDAETQTVIPALVALVRSGRLPVDRLITRYPFEDIGQAAQDMASGKTIKPVLIF; via the coding sequence ATGACCACCACCACGGCTGCCGTCGTAGCGAGCGGCGGAGCGCCCTTCACCCTCGTCGATGTCGAGCTCGACGAACCACGACCCGACGAAGCGATCGTGCGGATAGTCGCGGCCGGACTGTGCCACACCGACCTCGGCGTCGCGAGCGGTGGGTTGCCCTTCCCGCTGCCCGGCGTGCTCGGCCACGAAGGTGCCGGAATCGTGGAACGCGTCGGGTCCGCGGTCACTTCCGTGGTCCCCGGCGACCACGTAATCCTGTCTTTCACGTCGTGCGGCCGGTGCCGAAACTGCCGGGATGGGCATCCCGCCTATTGCGCATCCTGGCTGCCGCTCAACCTGATCGGTGGAGTCCGCCCCGACGGCAGCCACACCGTCACACACGGCGGCACACCCGTTGGCGCGCATTTCTTCGGCCAGTCCTCGTTCAGCAGGCACGCGCTGGTCGATGAACGCAGCATGATCAAGGTCGCCCCAGACGTGCCGCTGGAGTCGGTTGCCCCGCTCGGGTGCGGCATCCAGACGGGAGTCGGTGCCGTCTGGAACGTGCTCCAACCACGACCAGGCGCAAACATCGTGGTCCTCGGCGCGGGCGCGGTCGGGCTGTCCGCGGTGATGGCAGCCGTGTTGTCGCCCGCGACCACGATCGTCGCCGTCGACAAGGTCGCCGAACGCCTGGAGCTCGCCCGCGAGCTCGGCGCCACCCACGTCATCGATGCCAACGACACAGACGTTGCGGGCGCGGTCGGGAAGATCACCGGTGCGGACGGTGCGGACGGGGTCGTGGAAACCACCGGCAGTCCGAGCGTACTGCGCACGGGCGCCGACGTCCTGGCCCCGCGCGGCACCCTCGTCATCGTCGGCGCGCCACCGTTCGGATCCGAAGTCGCCCTCGACGTGAACGCCATGCTCCCCGGCCGGAAAGTGATCGGTCTCACCCTCGGCGACGCCGAAACCCAGACCGTGATACCCGCGCTCGTCGCGCTCGTCCGTAGCGGCAGGTTGCCGGTCGACAGACTCATCACCCGCTATCCCTTCGAGGACATCGGACAAGCAGCACAGGACATGGCGTCCGGCAAGACGATCAAACCCGTCCTCATCTTCTGA
- a CDS encoding MHYT domain-containing protein, producing MLEIDHFSYGWLTPAIAYIMSVTGSLLGLRCAARAEVGSRGWLVAAAVAIGGTGIWVMHFIAMLGFSIHGASIRYNVPITLVSAVLAMAVVWLGLFVANNTMWRPLALPAGGAITGLGVAAMHYAGMYAMKSDAIIGYDGRVVALSLVIAVAAATAALWFALHVRGVFVTVCAALVMGVAVCGMHYTGMFAMHAQTPGHAHSPTGAGTAQLLTPLMVSVSMVTMLLLLHIGITDVEDRPATPAHEPRSVPYWPTRH from the coding sequence ATGCTAGAAATCGACCACTTCAGCTATGGCTGGCTAACACCTGCCATCGCCTACATCATGTCCGTCACCGGTTCGCTACTCGGGCTTCGCTGCGCCGCCAGGGCGGAAGTAGGGAGCCGCGGCTGGCTCGTCGCCGCCGCGGTCGCCATCGGTGGTACCGGCATCTGGGTCATGCATTTCATCGCGATGCTCGGGTTCTCCATCCACGGCGCATCCATTCGCTACAACGTTCCGATCACCCTGGTGAGCGCAGTTCTCGCGATGGCGGTGGTCTGGTTGGGCCTTTTCGTCGCGAACAATACGATGTGGCGCCCGCTCGCCCTACCCGCCGGAGGCGCGATCACCGGGCTCGGGGTGGCTGCCATGCACTATGCGGGCATGTACGCGATGAAGTCGGACGCGATCATCGGCTACGACGGTCGAGTGGTGGCGCTGTCATTGGTGATCGCGGTGGCGGCGGCGACCGCGGCACTGTGGTTCGCTCTGCACGTCCGGGGCGTGTTCGTCACCGTCTGCGCAGCACTGGTAATGGGTGTCGCCGTATGCGGGATGCACTACACAGGCATGTTCGCGATGCACGCGCAGACGCCTGGGCACGCGCACTCACCCACGGGCGCGGGTACAGCGCAGTTGCTGACCCCGCTCATGGTCAGTGTCAGCATGGTCACCATGCTGCTGCTCCTGCACATCGGCATCACCGACGTCGAGGATCGGCCCGCCACCCCCGCTCACGAACCACGCTCTGTCCCATACTGGCCGACTCGGCATTGA
- a CDS encoding 4-hydroxybenzoate 3-monooxygenase, producing MAQRNVVRTAVGIVGAGPAGLMLSHLLALSGIDSIAVDTRTRPEIEHTHRAGILERDSVRLLVDSGVSDRVLTEGHEHKGIDLRFGGTSYRIDFQALVGASTWLYPQTDVFIDLADARNRDEGDIRFGVTDTRVIDITGSTPGIRFTDEDGGRREIRCDYLVGADGSRGICRHEVPEAQRRQYFRKYPFAWFGILAQAPRSADELVYTRSDRGFALISQRTDTVQRMYFQCDATEDIGQWSDDRIWSELRHRLAGEDGLRLAEGPIIEKTVLPFRSFVQEPMRYGRMLLAGDAAHTVPPTGAKGLNLALADVRVLAETLECAISKNDVDALDRYTARALERVWKAQHFSYWMTTMLHRLDNADDFDTRRQLGELRSVVGSEAGSRYLAEAYTGWPG from the coding sequence ATGGCTCAGCGTAACGTCGTCCGGACTGCCGTCGGCATCGTCGGCGCCGGCCCAGCCGGCCTGATGCTGTCGCACCTGCTCGCCCTGTCCGGCATCGACTCGATCGCGGTCGACACCCGCACCCGTCCCGAGATCGAACACACCCATCGCGCCGGCATCCTCGAACGGGACAGCGTCCGATTGCTTGTAGACAGCGGTGTCTCCGACCGCGTTCTCACCGAGGGGCACGAACACAAAGGAATCGACCTGCGCTTCGGCGGAACCAGTTACCGTATCGACTTCCAAGCCCTTGTCGGCGCATCGACGTGGCTCTACCCCCAAACGGACGTTTTCATCGATCTGGCCGACGCGCGAAACCGCGACGAAGGCGACATTCGGTTCGGTGTGACCGATACCCGAGTCATCGACATCACGGGCTCCACTCCGGGTATCCGGTTCACCGACGAAGACGGTGGCAGGCGAGAGATCCGCTGCGATTACCTGGTGGGCGCGGACGGCTCTCGCGGTATCTGTCGCCACGAAGTACCGGAAGCCCAACGGCGGCAATACTTTCGGAAATACCCGTTCGCGTGGTTCGGAATACTCGCCCAAGCGCCACGCAGTGCGGATGAACTCGTCTACACACGTTCTGACCGCGGATTCGCCTTGATCAGTCAACGCACTGACACGGTGCAGCGGATGTATTTCCAGTGCGACGCAACCGAAGACATCGGGCAATGGTCGGATGACCGAATATGGAGCGAACTGCGGCATAGGCTCGCCGGTGAAGACGGGCTCCGCCTGGCCGAAGGCCCGATCATCGAGAAAACGGTGTTGCCCTTCCGCAGCTTCGTTCAGGAACCGATGCGGTACGGACGCATGCTGCTGGCCGGCGACGCCGCTCACACCGTCCCGCCGACCGGCGCCAAAGGCTTGAACCTTGCCCTCGCCGACGTACGCGTGCTCGCCGAGACACTGGAGTGCGCGATCTCGAAGAACGATGTCGACGCTCTGGACCGATACACCGCGCGTGCACTCGAACGAGTCTGGAAGGCGCAGCACTTCTCGTACTGGATGACCACCATGCTGCACCGACTCGACAACGCCGACGACTTCGACACTCGGCGTCAACTGGGCGAACTACGCTCCGTCGTCGGATCGGAAGCAGGTTCGCGCTACCTCGCCGAGGCTTACACCGGATGGCCGGGGTAG
- a CDS encoding MaoC family dehydratase: protein MTTTVSKPADLLDLVGADLGSSDWIEIPQSDIDMFAEATHDEQWIHTDVERAKTGPFKGTIAHGYLTLALLIPLWSEILVIEHRGMAINYGLNKVRFPAPVPAGSKVRLSATLADVTDLGGGAVQVTVDATMERESSDKPVCIAQMVHRYFAEE from the coding sequence ATGACCACTACCGTCAGCAAGCCCGCCGACCTGCTCGACCTTGTCGGCGCCGACCTCGGCAGCAGCGACTGGATCGAAATCCCCCAGAGCGACATCGACATGTTCGCCGAAGCCACCCACGACGAACAGTGGATCCACACCGACGTCGAACGCGCGAAGACCGGCCCATTCAAAGGCACCATCGCCCACGGCTACCTGACGCTGGCACTGCTCATCCCGCTCTGGTCGGAGATCCTCGTGATCGAACACCGCGGCATGGCGATCAACTACGGCCTCAATAAGGTCCGCTTCCCCGCGCCTGTCCCCGCCGGATCCAAAGTCCGGCTCAGCGCCACCCTCGCCGACGTGACAGACCTCGGCGGCGGCGCCGTCCAGGTCACCGTCGACGCCACCATGGAACGCGAAAGCTCCGACAAACCCGTCTGCATTGCCCAGATGGTGCACCGCTACTTCGCCGAAGAGTGA
- a CDS encoding acyl-CoA synthetase, producing MIDQGIGSWPRRRARMEPHALALVQGEHHLDYAGLAERADALACALADLGVDKGDRVAYLGPNDIATFETLFATTHLGAIFVALNTRLAAPEIAYMLDDSAPIVLVVAPASEVVGADAVSHTARRPHLLRLRANSDSGTYERAISEHIGSTPSLAPVGLDDPALILYTSGTTGRPKGAVLTHGNITWNTLAQFAHFSLSRDDVSLCSAPLFHVLGLGQITLPTLYAGGTVVVIPKFEPSDFLATIEREKATAFPLAPTMLQMLCELPEWDDADLSSIRVVAFGGSPVVERVATAWLARGIQVLQGYGMTEAAPGVFMALRHGANAHPLSVGVPHFFTDVALLTGEGEIIDGPGRGELLVRGPHVFAGYWQRPEATREAFIDGWFRTGDIVRIDDDGWAYIVDRVKDIIISGGENIYPAEVEAAITQLDSITECAVVAVTDEQWGEVGLAFIVARPGHAADEHTIRAHLEANLARYKIPRYFVYRESLPRNASGKIQRLELREDARQNLQPAP from the coding sequence ATGATCGACCAAGGAATCGGGTCCTGGCCACGCCGCCGCGCCCGGATGGAACCGCACGCGCTCGCCCTCGTCCAGGGCGAACATCACCTCGACTACGCGGGTCTGGCCGAGCGCGCCGACGCACTCGCCTGTGCTCTTGCCGATCTCGGGGTCGACAAAGGCGACCGCGTCGCCTACCTCGGACCCAATGACATCGCAACCTTCGAAACTCTTTTCGCCACTACCCATCTCGGTGCGATATTCGTCGCCTTGAACACACGTCTCGCCGCACCTGAGATCGCCTACATGCTCGACGACAGCGCCCCCATCGTGTTGGTCGTCGCCCCAGCCAGCGAAGTGGTCGGGGCCGACGCGGTCTCGCACACCGCTAGGCGACCGCACCTGCTGCGACTCCGGGCGAACAGCGACAGCGGCACGTACGAGCGCGCGATCAGCGAGCACATCGGAAGCACACCGTCTCTTGCGCCGGTCGGGCTCGACGATCCCGCGCTGATCCTCTACACGTCGGGAACCACCGGCCGACCCAAAGGCGCCGTGCTCACCCACGGCAACATCACCTGGAACACGCTGGCCCAGTTCGCGCACTTCAGCCTCAGCCGCGACGACGTCAGCCTCTGCTCAGCTCCCCTGTTCCACGTCCTCGGTTTAGGCCAGATCACGCTGCCCACCTTGTATGCCGGTGGAACCGTAGTGGTCATCCCCAAGTTCGAGCCGAGCGACTTCCTCGCCACCATCGAACGGGAGAAGGCCACGGCATTCCCACTCGCGCCCACCATGCTGCAGATGCTGTGCGAACTTCCCGAATGGGACGACGCCGATCTGTCCAGCATTCGGGTGGTCGCGTTCGGCGGCTCCCCGGTCGTGGAACGCGTCGCCACAGCGTGGCTCGCGCGTGGAATCCAGGTGCTGCAGGGCTACGGCATGACCGAGGCGGCCCCCGGCGTGTTCATGGCCCTGAGACACGGGGCAAACGCGCATCCCCTCTCGGTCGGGGTGCCCCACTTCTTCACCGACGTCGCCTTGCTCACCGGCGAGGGCGAAATCATCGACGGCCCGGGTCGAGGCGAGCTCCTCGTCAGGGGCCCCCATGTATTCGCCGGGTACTGGCAGCGGCCTGAAGCCACCCGAGAGGCATTCATAGACGGCTGGTTTCGCACCGGCGACATCGTGCGCATCGACGACGACGGCTGGGCTTACATCGTCGACCGCGTCAAGGACATCATCATTTCCGGCGGCGAGAACATCTACCCGGCTGAAGTCGAAGCTGCCATCACCCAACTCGACAGCATCACCGAATGCGCCGTCGTCGCCGTTACCGACGAGCAATGGGGCGAAGTCGGGCTGGCATTCATCGTGGCGCGTCCCGGCCACGCCGCTGACGAACACACGATCCGCGCGCACCTCGAGGCAAACCTCGCCCGATACAAGATTCCTAGGTATTTCGTCTACCGCGAAAGCCTGCCACGCAACGCAAGTGGCAAGATCCAGCGGCTCGAGCTCCGCGAAGATGCCCGACAGAATCTACAACCCGCGCCCTGA